The Carettochelys insculpta isolate YL-2023 chromosome 23, ASM3395843v1, whole genome shotgun sequence genome has a window encoding:
- the LZIC gene encoding protein LZIC: protein MASRGAIETSKLKQNLEEQLDRLMQQLQDLEECREELDADEYEETKKETLEQLSEFSDSLKKIMSGNMTLIDELSGMQLAIQAAISQAFKTPEVIRMFAKKQPGQLRTRLAEMDRDLMVGKLGRDLYTQQKGEILTALRKLGEKLTPDDETFLSAHAGAALSQFERVSNDLGSGDKVFALASFEVEKSKQ, encoded by the exons ATGGCTTCAAGAGGAGCGATAGAGACCAGTAAACTAAAACAGAACTTGGAAGAACAGTTAGACAGATTAATGCAGCAGCTGCAAGACCTGGAGGAGTGTAG AGAGGAACTGGATGCAGATGAATATGAAGAGACCAAAAAGGAAACTCTAGAACAGTTAAGTGAGTTCAGTGACTCACTGAAGAAGATCATGTCTGGAAATATGACTTTGATAGATGAACTCAGTGGGATGCAGCTG GCTATACAAGCAGCTATCAGCCAGGCTTTTAAAACTCCGGAAGTCATTAGGATGTTTGCAAAGAAACAGCCAGGACAGTTACGGACAAGGTTGGCAGAG ATGGACCGAGATCTGATGGTTGGGAAACTGGGACGGGATCTGTATACGCAGCAGAAGGGGGAAATACTAACTGCCCTCAGGAAGCTTGGAGAGAAG ctgACTCCAGATGATGAGACATTCTTGTCAGCGCATGCAGGTGCAGCTCTCAGTCAGTTTGAGAGAGTTTCTAATGACCTTG GATCTGGAGACAAAGTTTTTGCTCTGGCCAGTTTTGAAGTAGAAAAATCAAAGCAatga